A region from the Drosophila takahashii strain IR98-3 E-12201 chromosome 2L, DtakHiC1v2, whole genome shotgun sequence genome encodes:
- the l(2)05714 gene encoding uncharacterized protein l(2)05714, with translation MMKVYKQEEDKKVKRLYHQRYRSEWEKFPAFSSWLGSSNDGYSAHCRICDTNVLARLASIKQHLVTRKHQESSKCHGILYQNMVKGELCKDEHDPDLEASIILTKPKPKPLNKPKPKPKSKQKMVNKMQTKIKNEPKAEQMEDDDDEEAEDDDEIHSNDSILDDLLRTDQPYHEEQEQEYVVDGEIVEEDQHVVDEHHEQEVVYEEEELMNIKPDEPQSAEFQDDAMSEDDAILSEFDLFGKSLALQLNNMDLEDALLCQERLQVVLTEFRLKILKRKRELKRSA, from the exons ATGATGAAGGTCTACAAGCAGGAGGAGGACAAGAAAGTGAAGCGACTGTACCACCAGCGCTATCGCAGCGAGTGGGAAAAGTTCCCGGCCTTCTCCAGCTGGCTTGGTTCGAGCAACGATGGCTACTCGGCGCACTGCAGGATCTGCGATACCAATGTCCTGGCCCGCCTGGCATCCATAAAGCAGCATCTGGTGACCAGGAAACATCAGGAAAGTTCCAAATGCCACGGCATCCTGTACCAG AACATGGTAAAAGGAGAGCTCTGCAAGGATGAGCACGATCCGGATTTGGAGGcttctattattttgaccaagCCAAAGCCCAAGCCCCTGAACAAACCGAAGCCGAAACCCAAGTCCAAGCAAAAGATGGTCAACAAAATGCAGACAAAGATCAAGAACGAGCCAAAGGCGGAGCAAATGgaggatgacgacgacgaggaggcggaggacgaTGACGAAATTCACTCAAACGACTCAATACTCGATGATCTACTGCGAACCGATCAGCCGTATcacgaggagcaggagcaggagtatGTGGTGGATGGGGAGATCGTGGAGGAGGATCAGCATGTGGTAGATGAGCACCACGAGCAGGAAGTGGTctacgaggaggaggagctgatgAACATAAAGCCAGACGAACCACAGAGCGCGGAATTTCAAGACGATGCCATGTCCGAAGATGATGCCATTCTTAGTGAATTTGATCTTTTCGGCAAGAGTTTGGCGCTGCAGCTGAACAACATGGATCTGGAGGACGCTCTACTCTGCCAGGAGCGTCTGCAGGTGGTGCTCACCGAGTTCCGCCTGAAGATTCTCAAGCGCAAGCGCGAATTGAAACGCAGTGCTTAG